In Phocoena sinus isolate mPhoSin1 chromosome X, mPhoSin1.pri, whole genome shotgun sequence, a genomic segment contains:
- the GPR173 gene encoding probable G-protein coupled receptor 173: MANTTGEPEEVSGALSPPSASAYVKLVLLGLIMCVSLAGNAILSLLVLKERALHKAPYYFLLDLCLADGIRSAVCFPFVLASVRHGSSWTFSALSCKIVAFMAVLFCFHAAFMLFCISVTRYMAIAHHRFYAKRMTLWTCTAVICMAWTLSVAMAFPPVFDVGTYKFIREEDQCIFEHRYFKANDTLGFMLMLAVLMAATHAVYGKLLLFEYRHRKMKPVQMVPAISQNWTFHGPGATGQAAANWIAGFGRGPMPPTLLGIRQNGHAASRRLLGMDEVKGEKQLGRMFYAITLLFLLLWSPYIVACYWRVFVKACAVPHRYLATAVWMSFAQAAVNPIVCFLLNKDLKKCLRTHAPCWGTGDAPAPREPYCVM; encoded by the coding sequence ATGGCCAACACCACTGGAGAGCCCGAGGAGGTGAGCGGCGCACTGTCTCCACCATCAGCATCGGCTTACGTGAAGCTGGTGCTGCTGGGACTGATCATGTGCGTGAGCCTGGCGGGCAATGCCATCTTGTCCCTGCTGGTGCTCAAGGAGCGTGCCCTGCACAAGGCTCCTTACTACTTTCTGCTGGACCTGTGCCTGGCTGATGGCATACGCTCTGCCGTCTGCTTCCCCTTTGTGCTGGCTTCTGTGCGCCATGGCTCCTCATGGACCTTCAGTGCGCTCAGCTGCAAGATTGTGGCCTTTATGGCTGTGCTCTTTTGCTTCCATGCGGCCTTCATGCTGTTCTGCATCAGCGTCACACGCTACATGGCCATCGCCCACCACCGCTTCTACGCCAAGCGCATGACACTCTGGACATGCACAGCTGTCATCTGCATGGCCTGGACCCTGTCTGTGGCCATGGCCTTCCCACCTGTCTTCGACGTGGGCACCTACAAGTTCATCCGTGAGGAGGACCAGTGCATCTTTGAGCATCGCTACTTCAAGGCCAATGACACGCTGGGCTTCATGCTTATGTTGGCTGTGCTCATGGCAGCCACACATGCTGTCTATGGCAAGCTGCTCCTCTTCGAGTATCGTCACCGCAAGATGAAGCCCGTGCAGATGGTGCCAGCCATCAGCCAGAACTGGACATTCCATGGTCCTGGGGCCACCGGCCAGGCTGCTGCCAACTGGATCGCTGGCTTTGGCCGTGGGCCCATGCCACCAACCCTGCTGGGTATCCGGCAGAATGGGCATGCAGCCAGCCGGCGGCTGCTGGGCATGGACGAGGTCAAGGGTGAAAAGCAGCTGGGCCGTATGTTCTACGCAATCACACTGCTCTTCCTGCTACTCTGGTCACCCTACATTGTGGCCTGCTACTGGCGAGTGTTTGTGAAAGCCTGTGCCGTGCCCCACCGTTACCTGGCCACCGCTGTTTGGATGAGCTTCGCCCAGGCTGCCGTCAACCCGATCGTCTGCTTCCTGCTCAACAAGGACCTCAAGAAGTGCCTGAGGACTCACGCCCCCTGCTGGGGCACAGGAGATGCCCCGGCACCTAGAGAACCCTACTGTGTCATGTGA
- the TSPYL2 gene encoding testis-specific Y-encoded-like protein 2 isoform X2, whose protein sequence is MDGPDEGPPAKARRLSSSETPQSELPPPPPPPPPPPPPPPLLRLPLPPPQQRPRLREETEAAQSLLDLNCSLHQFLNHPKISILINQRDEDIFRYLTNLQVQDLRHISMGYKMKLYFQTNPYFTNMVIVKEFQRSRSGRLVSHSTPIRWHRGQEPQAHRHRNQDASHSFFSWFSNHSLPEADRIAEIIKNDLWVNPVRYYMMGEGGYRASRKKQEKEESKNRDEYEVVIMEDSDDYHIMEDITGETSDSDGITDNETIHDIKISDFMETTDCFETTDNEITDISESLCDSECPDHNGSIDSETTDNESPNDNETTDNNESADDETTDNNESTDDNNENPDDNNENPDDNNENPEDNNTDDNEENTDDNDENADGDENTNGDDENPKSGNHSSNQDSSDSDNGDNDGSDIEDNDGNEGDNEGSDDDGNEGDNEGSDDDDRDIEDYENDLEDSDKDHHNSANQDDYEDEVENISVEESSVEEEEEGSEEGSEQEGEDSDDEEGSEEEEGIEEDSEGGEDSDMEEVLQVPNPWANPGKRGKTG, encoded by the exons ATGGACGGCCCGGACGAGGGGCCTCCGGCCAAGGCCCGCCGCCTCAGTAGCTCTGAGACCCCTCAGAGCgagctgccgccgccgccgccgccgccgccgccgccgccgcctccaccACCTCTCTTGCGCCTGCCCCTGCCTCCACCTCAGCAGCGCCCGAGGCTCCGGGAGGAAACCGAGGCGGCACAG TCACTCCTTGACCTAAACTGCTCCCTCCATCAGTTCCTCAACCACCCCAAAATTTCAATCTTGATCAACCAACGTGATGAAGACATTTTCCGCTACTTGACCAATCTGCAG GTACAGGATCTCAGACATATCTCCATGGGCTACAAAATGAAGCTGTACTTCCAGACAAACCCCTACTTCACAAATATGGTGATCGTCAAGGAGTTCCAGCGCAGCCGCTCAG GCCGGCTGGTGTCTCACTCCACCCCAATTCGCTGGCACCGGGGCCAGGAACCTCAGGCCCACAGGCACAGGAACCAGGATGCCAGCCACAGCTTCTTCAGCTGGTTCTCAAACCATAGCCTCCCAGAGGCTGACAGGATTGCTGAG ATTATCAAGAATGACCTGTGGGTTAACCCTGTGCGTTACTACATGATGGGAGAAGGGGGCTACAGGGCAAGcagaaagaagcaagaaaaggaagaaag TAAAAACAGGGATGAATATGAGGTGGTGATCATGGAAGACTCCGATGACTATCACATCATGGAAGACATTACTGGAGAGACCTCAGACAGTGATGGTATCACCGACAATGAGACCATTCATGATATCAAGATCTCTGACTTCATGGAGACCACTGACTGCTTCGAGACCACTGACAACGAGATAACTGACATCAGCGAGAGCCTCTGTGACAGCGAGTGCCCTGACCACAATGGGAGCATTGACAGTGAGACCACTGACAATGAGAGCCCCAATGACAACGAAACCACTGATAACAATGAGAGTGCTGATGACGAGACCACTGACAACAATGAGAGTACCGATGACAACAATGAGAACCCTGATGACAACAACGAGAACCCCGATGACAACAATGAGAACCCTGAAGACAACAACACTGATGACAATGAAGAGAACACTGATGATAACGATGAGAACGCTGATGGTGACGAGAACACCAATGGTGATGATGAGAACCCCAAAAGTGGCAACCACAGCAGCAACCAGGACAGTAGTGACAGTGACAATGGAGACAATGACGGCAGTGATATTGAAGATAACGATGGCAACGAAGGTGACAATGAAGGTAGTGATGATGATGGCAATGAAGGTGACAATGAAGGCAGCGATGATGACGACAGAGACATTGAAGACTATGAGAATGACCTTGAAGACTCTGACAAGGATCACCATAACAGCGCCAACCAGGATGACTATGAGGACGAGGTAGAGAACATCTCCGTAGAAGAATCATcagtggaggaagaagaggagggcaGTGAGGAAG
- the TSPYL2 gene encoding testis-specific Y-encoded-like protein 2 isoform X1, with protein MDGPDEGPPAKARRLSSSETPQSELPPPPPPPPPPPPPPPLLRLPLPPPQQRPRLREETEAAQVLADMRGVGLGPALPPPPPYVILEEGGIRAYFTLGAGGPGWEPAIESGYGEAPPPTESLETLSPSEVSGGSLEIDFQVTEPSSFAGEKALETCSAGGRGYQRLAGPRGREETVIIVEDDDEDEMESVRKRRRRRKRKPRKVKRESREKNAEKIECILQALENIQLDLEAVNIKAGKAFLRLKRKFIQMRRPFLERRDLIIQHIPGFWVKAFLNHPKISILINQRDEDIFRYLTNLQVQDLRHISMGYKMKLYFQTNPYFTNMVIVKEFQRSRSGRLVSHSTPIRWHRGQEPQAHRHRNQDASHSFFSWFSNHSLPEADRIAEIIKNDLWVNPVRYYMMGEGGYRASRKKQEKEESKNRDEYEVVIMEDSDDYHIMEDITGETSDSDGITDNETIHDIKISDFMETTDCFETTDNEITDISESLCDSECPDHNGSIDSETTDNESPNDNETTDNNESADDETTDNNESTDDNNENPDDNNENPDDNNENPEDNNTDDNEENTDDNDENADGDENTNGDDENPKSGNHSSNQDSSDSDNGDNDGSDIEDNDGNEGDNEGSDDDGNEGDNEGSDDDDRDIEDYENDLEDSDKDHHNSANQDDYEDEVENISVEESSVEEEEEGSEEGSEQEGEDSDDEEGSEEEEGIEEDSEGGEDSDMEEVLQVPNPWANPGKRGKTG; from the exons ATGGACGGCCCGGACGAGGGGCCTCCGGCCAAGGCCCGCCGCCTCAGTAGCTCTGAGACCCCTCAGAGCgagctgccgccgccgccgccgccgccgccgccgccgccgcctccaccACCTCTCTTGCGCCTGCCCCTGCCTCCACCTCAGCAGCGCCCGAGGCTCCGGGAGGAAACCGAGGCGGCACAGGTGCTGGCTGACATGAGGGGGGTGGGACTGGGCCCCGCTCTGCCCCCGCCGCCGCCCTATGTCATTCTGGAGGAGGGGGGGATCCGCGCGTACTTcaccctgggggctgggggtcccGGCTGGGAGCCCGCGATCGAGTCAGGGTACGGGGAGGCGCCCCCTCCCACGGAGAGCCTGGAAACGCTTTCTCCCTCGGAGGTTTCTGGGGGAAGCCTGGAGATTGACTTCCAGGTGACGGAGCCCAGCAGCTTTGCAGGAGAGAAGGCCCTAGAAACCTGTAGCGCAGGGGGGCGGGGGTACCAGAGGTTAGCCGgtccaagggggagggaagagaccGTCATCATCGTGGAAGACGACGACGAGGATGAAATGGAAAgtgtgaggaagaggaggaggaggaggaagaggaagcccAGGAAGGTGAAGAGGGAAAGCCGAGAGAAGAATGCCGAGAAGATAGAGTGCATCCTGCAGGCGCTGGAAAACATTCAGCTGGACCTGGAGGCGGTGAATATCAAGGCGGGCAAGGCCTTCCTCCGTCTCAAGCGCAAGTTCATCCAGATGCGAAGACCCTTCCTGGAGCGCAGAGATCTCATCATCCAGCATATCCCAGGCTTCTGGGTCAAAGCA TTCCTCAACCACCCCAAAATTTCAATCTTGATCAACCAACGTGATGAAGACATTTTCCGCTACTTGACCAATCTGCAG GTACAGGATCTCAGACATATCTCCATGGGCTACAAAATGAAGCTGTACTTCCAGACAAACCCCTACTTCACAAATATGGTGATCGTCAAGGAGTTCCAGCGCAGCCGCTCAG GCCGGCTGGTGTCTCACTCCACCCCAATTCGCTGGCACCGGGGCCAGGAACCTCAGGCCCACAGGCACAGGAACCAGGATGCCAGCCACAGCTTCTTCAGCTGGTTCTCAAACCATAGCCTCCCAGAGGCTGACAGGATTGCTGAG ATTATCAAGAATGACCTGTGGGTTAACCCTGTGCGTTACTACATGATGGGAGAAGGGGGCTACAGGGCAAGcagaaagaagcaagaaaaggaagaaag TAAAAACAGGGATGAATATGAGGTGGTGATCATGGAAGACTCCGATGACTATCACATCATGGAAGACATTACTGGAGAGACCTCAGACAGTGATGGTATCACCGACAATGAGACCATTCATGATATCAAGATCTCTGACTTCATGGAGACCACTGACTGCTTCGAGACCACTGACAACGAGATAACTGACATCAGCGAGAGCCTCTGTGACAGCGAGTGCCCTGACCACAATGGGAGCATTGACAGTGAGACCACTGACAATGAGAGCCCCAATGACAACGAAACCACTGATAACAATGAGAGTGCTGATGACGAGACCACTGACAACAATGAGAGTACCGATGACAACAATGAGAACCCTGATGACAACAACGAGAACCCCGATGACAACAATGAGAACCCTGAAGACAACAACACTGATGACAATGAAGAGAACACTGATGATAACGATGAGAACGCTGATGGTGACGAGAACACCAATGGTGATGATGAGAACCCCAAAAGTGGCAACCACAGCAGCAACCAGGACAGTAGTGACAGTGACAATGGAGACAATGACGGCAGTGATATTGAAGATAACGATGGCAACGAAGGTGACAATGAAGGTAGTGATGATGATGGCAATGAAGGTGACAATGAAGGCAGCGATGATGACGACAGAGACATTGAAGACTATGAGAATGACCTTGAAGACTCTGACAAGGATCACCATAACAGCGCCAACCAGGATGACTATGAGGACGAGGTAGAGAACATCTCCGTAGAAGAATCATcagtggaggaagaagaggagggcaGTGAGGAAG